The proteins below are encoded in one region of Peribacillus muralis:
- the esaA gene encoding type VII secretion protein EsaA → MSEKIKPVLLIAKILVILALPILFFSYIGQNPMKKQETASREIAIVNEDNGTEFNNKPIYVGSELVTTLDNNSEYEWVVVNRSTAESGLANEKYDAVIYLPSDFSENVYTFNDERPIKAGIKYKVQTSLNAENMEKVQKELEKTKSKMNKHISTQYWSYVSQSVDDIRKKFDNVLAKEIAFQNTMYEFYTPSSESLAGSIKQHKDMLEGVFAQTKDAGKASNETMDEIGHTKAQMASFVKDVVSFEEYQKNQSKLLLDASNQNQQLVKESVQSYDKVLSEGNQQVPEIQQGMYTKYSLNDQGFNENVGVVKEGLETSNAELENFATSMKGKQVDQISKISQDQQSSIEQFKQTEEFDLDKLQASMLAQRKNLASDSGDGTDVTGGSGTQIEDIETETGKGESAGAPSRKDPIDELSLQALLDQITGIHTALEGLVPAEGSEGAAEQINILTAELQAEINSLSGTVNGRTENYNQVIVEFNTLVDSYNELLAQHTQLQADYNELGADYKDLGDQWKKSQEDIEELKNLQNMTIDEAIAEIKSSEQNLLEKVGGERRAALVSVFNDSINNRNANELLSYYGSLSSYSELAERVTAAKVDKIFAANIKELENLKNGVSPNVDQGANLVKASLAGVDDNLGAFSNSIIGYMNEYDANVKAGQEATLAELASITAQAQEVSADMSENMERPEMEPEPPVSLDGEMFVSLQDKTATNMGFISDLVNSVAERQDTVTKDTADLQVKVGSVQERADQLNDNWSKNVDSTVQIKTDVYSVLNNTLVDDQQNGYVYEYLANPVQISGEVLHQEKVNIPPIVMLVIILISGLLIGFFLHHYGTLPMMVHAALNALLNLIVGLIISIYGLKIYPLGDMQEIKWTAFTVLLLFFCSACTRLAFSIGPFVGAILVIGLISFFTLPLLDLIMPNFNIDHPVADVYMSIQFGDQSAFTPAMIILLILTLIGSILPYIVKRFSERREMAHEAE, encoded by the coding sequence GTGTCTGAAAAAATAAAACCGGTGCTGTTAATCGCTAAAATACTTGTGATTTTGGCATTGCCCATCTTGTTTTTTTCTTATATAGGTCAAAACCCAATGAAAAAGCAGGAAACGGCATCCCGTGAAATCGCGATCGTCAACGAAGATAATGGGACTGAATTCAATAACAAGCCGATTTACGTCGGTTCTGAACTTGTCACGACGTTGGACAACAATTCTGAATATGAGTGGGTCGTAGTTAACAGAAGTACGGCCGAAAGCGGGCTAGCCAATGAAAAGTACGATGCCGTAATCTATTTGCCATCCGATTTCTCAGAGAATGTTTATACGTTCAATGACGAACGGCCCATCAAGGCGGGAATTAAGTACAAGGTACAAACTAGTTTAAATGCAGAGAATATGGAAAAGGTACAAAAGGAATTAGAGAAAACAAAAAGCAAAATGAACAAGCATATTTCAACACAGTATTGGAGTTATGTTTCCCAGTCAGTCGATGACATCCGCAAGAAGTTCGATAACGTCCTTGCAAAGGAAATCGCGTTTCAAAATACGATGTACGAATTTTATACTCCTAGCTCGGAAAGTCTTGCGGGGAGTATAAAGCAGCATAAGGACATGCTTGAAGGCGTGTTTGCCCAAACGAAGGATGCTGGAAAGGCGAGTAATGAGACCATGGATGAAATAGGTCATACAAAAGCCCAAATGGCTTCCTTCGTAAAAGACGTCGTATCTTTCGAGGAGTATCAAAAAAATCAAAGCAAACTATTGCTGGATGCTTCGAACCAAAATCAGCAGCTTGTCAAGGAGAGCGTTCAATCATATGACAAAGTGTTGAGTGAAGGGAACCAACAGGTTCCGGAGATTCAGCAAGGGATGTATACGAAGTACAGCCTAAATGACCAAGGCTTTAATGAAAATGTCGGGGTCGTGAAGGAAGGGCTGGAAACTAGCAATGCTGAATTGGAAAACTTCGCAACAAGCATGAAAGGGAAACAAGTGGATCAAATTTCGAAAATCTCACAAGATCAACAAAGCTCGATTGAGCAATTCAAACAAACGGAAGAATTTGATCTTGATAAGCTTCAGGCGTCCATGCTTGCGCAAAGAAAAAACCTCGCAAGCGATTCTGGTGATGGGACGGATGTCACTGGAGGGAGTGGGACACAGATAGAGGATATCGAAACCGAAACCGGAAAGGGTGAATCGGCCGGTGCCCCTTCAAGGAAGGATCCAATCGATGAGCTCTCGCTTCAGGCATTGCTCGACCAAATAACGGGCATCCACACGGCGCTGGAAGGTTTGGTGCCGGCTGAGGGGAGTGAAGGAGCTGCTGAGCAAATCAATATTCTTACAGCAGAACTTCAAGCAGAAATCAATAGTCTCAGCGGAACGGTGAACGGCAGAACCGAAAATTATAATCAAGTGATAGTGGAGTTCAATACACTTGTAGATTCATACAATGAACTGCTGGCACAGCATACACAGCTACAAGCTGATTATAATGAACTTGGTGCCGATTATAAGGATCTTGGTGATCAATGGAAAAAATCACAGGAGGATATAGAAGAACTGAAGAACCTCCAAAATATGACCATTGACGAGGCCATTGCGGAAATCAAGAGTTCGGAGCAGAACCTCCTTGAAAAAGTGGGGGGAGAAAGGCGAGCGGCGCTAGTGTCGGTTTTTAATGATTCCATTAATAACCGTAATGCAAATGAGCTTCTTTCCTATTATGGCTCGCTTTCCTCTTATAGTGAATTGGCTGAACGAGTCACGGCAGCGAAAGTGGATAAGATATTTGCCGCTAATATAAAGGAATTGGAAAACTTGAAAAATGGGGTTTCTCCAAACGTTGATCAGGGAGCGAACCTTGTCAAAGCAAGTTTAGCAGGAGTCGATGATAATCTCGGCGCATTCTCCAACTCCATTATCGGTTATATGAATGAATATGATGCAAACGTGAAAGCGGGGCAGGAAGCCACGTTAGCCGAATTGGCGTCAATTACCGCGCAAGCCCAAGAAGTATCTGCCGATATGTCGGAAAATATGGAGAGACCTGAAATGGAACCAGAACCACCGGTGAGCCTTGATGGTGAAATGTTTGTATCGCTTCAAGATAAAACAGCGACAAACATGGGCTTCATTTCCGACCTAGTCAATTCGGTGGCAGAGCGTCAAGATACGGTTACGAAGGATACCGCCGACCTGCAAGTGAAAGTGGGCTCCGTACAGGAAAGGGCCGATCAGCTTAATGATAATTGGTCAAAAAATGTAGATTCGACCGTTCAAATCAAGACGGACGTATACAGCGTCTTGAATAACACACTAGTCGATGATCAGCAGAATGGATATGTGTATGAATATTTAGCCAACCCCGTTCAAATCAGCGGTGAGGTCCTTCATCAGGAAAAGGTTAATATTCCACCGATCGTCATGTTGGTGATCATACTCATTTCCGGATTATTGATCGGTTTCTTCCTGCATCATTATGGAACCTTACCAATGATGGTCCATGCGGCACTGAACGCTTTATTGAATTTAATTGTTGGTTTGATCATCAGCATCTATGGCTTGAAAATATATCCCCTGGGGGATATGCAGGAGATTAAATGGACCGCTTTCACCGTCCTGCTCTTATTCTTCTGTTCTGCCTGTACACGGCTCGCCTTCTCCATCGGGCCGTTTGTCGGAGCAATCCTTGTGATTGGTTTGATCAGTTTCTTCACCCTTCCATTATTGGATTTGATCATGCCTAATTTCAACATCGATCACCCGGTGGCAGACGTTTACATGTCCATCCAATTCGGTGATCAGTCGGCTTTCACTCCGGCCATGATCATCTTGTTGATACTGACGCTCATCGGATCAATCCTTCCCTATATAGTGAAGCGTTTTTCCGAAAGAAGAGAAATGGCCCATGAAGCGGAATAA
- a CDS encoding IS256 family transposase: MTQLQFNLDLDLLKVSIMNSTMDDVIKSAVVLILNEFMEKERDAYLQVSSYERSSERQDYRNGYYERDFTMSIGKIKLKVPRTRTGDFSPSVFEKYARCDQALILSMLEMVINGVSTRKVTHVVEQLCGESVSKSFVSSLTQKLDPIVNGWATRPLNITYYPFIFVDAMYIKVREHQQVVSKAVYIATALTKQNKREIIGVHIDHVESFECWSQFFKQLKSRGLQSPKLVISDAHQGLQKAIQRDFIGTSWQRCNVHFKRNILEKLPKKGSSDIRLMIKRVFEAVTIEDCRLFKAELIDKFGEELKYEKALQILDEGFEDTVQYMNHPEKIRQHIRSTNSLERLNQEVRRRERVIRIFPNTQSAFRLIGAVLMQYQDTVYAKKKG, from the coding sequence ATGACTCAGTTACAGTTTAACCTTGATCTCGATCTTTTAAAAGTATCCATTATGAATTCTACAATGGATGACGTGATTAAATCAGCGGTTGTATTAATCTTAAATGAGTTTATGGAGAAGGAGAGAGACGCCTATCTACAAGTTTCATCTTATGAGCGTTCCTCCGAACGTCAGGATTATCGGAATGGCTATTATGAACGTGACTTTACGATGAGTATTGGGAAGATTAAATTGAAGGTACCCAGGACGCGTACTGGTGACTTTTCCCCTTCTGTTTTTGAAAAATATGCCCGGTGTGATCAGGCGCTTATCCTTTCCATGTTGGAGATGGTGATCAATGGGGTCTCTACACGGAAAGTCACCCATGTTGTCGAACAGCTTTGCGGAGAAAGTGTTTCAAAGTCTTTTGTTTCCTCGCTTACCCAAAAGCTGGATCCCATTGTTAATGGCTGGGCAACTAGGCCCCTAAATATCACATACTATCCCTTTATTTTCGTGGATGCCATGTATATCAAGGTGCGTGAGCACCAACAGGTTGTTTCAAAAGCCGTATATATCGCCACAGCTCTTACCAAACAAAATAAGCGGGAGATTATAGGGGTACATATCGATCATGTTGAAAGTTTTGAATGCTGGTCCCAGTTCTTTAAACAACTAAAATCTCGTGGCCTTCAATCCCCTAAGCTGGTGATTTCTGATGCCCATCAAGGATTACAAAAAGCGATCCAACGCGATTTCATTGGAACCTCCTGGCAAAGATGCAATGTCCATTTTAAGCGGAACATTTTAGAGAAACTGCCCAAAAAGGGATCATCCGACATTCGTTTAATGATTAAACGGGTATTTGAGGCTGTCACGATTGAGGATTGTCGTCTATTCAAAGCGGAGTTAATCGATAAATTCGGGGAGGAATTAAAATATGAAAAAGCCCTTCAAATTTTAGATGAAGGGTTCGAAGACACCGTTCAATACATGAATCATCCAGAAAAAATCAGGCAGCACATCCGCAGTACCAACTCGCTGGAACGTTTAAACCAAGAAGTTCGTAGAAGAGAAAGAGTCATCCGAATCTTTCCTAATACCCAATCAGCCTTCCGATTAATAGGTGCCGTATTAATGCAGTATCAAGACACGGTTTACGCTAAGAAAAAAGGATAG
- the essC gene encoding type VII secretion protein EssC gives MKKSYPQFRRTPRMIYELPDEKVTISFPSQESEDNNRGLWLILMPPLMMLMVMGVITIVQPRGIFIIISIVMFTTTLVTSTAQYFKDKKKQKFRDEKRQRVYTRYLEQKRGELQELSEKQRNVLFYHYPSFERMKQLTESISDRIWERTLEGEDSLHLKIGTATIPSSYEVAVNSNDMSNRDMDDLLERSQELVNVYKNLEKLPLAIDLSRGSMGLVGKDSIVKRELQQLIGQLAFFHSYHDVRFVAIFPETDYQEWEWMKWLPHFQLPHAYAKGFIYNEQSRDQLLTSIYQLLRERDLDENKGKVRFTPHFVFIVTDRQLIAEHVILEYLEGREDDLGISTIFAADAKESLTENVHTLVKYINDRQGEIIIQQSKAVHTPFTLDVHAREGNERYARKLRSLDHQKGMNNSIPETVSFLELLKVREVKELPVGDNWLTNQSSKSLAVPIGLKGRSDRVELNLHEKAHGPHGLVAGTTGSGKSELLQTYILSLAVHYHPHEVAFLLIDYKGGGMAQPFRQIPHLLGVITNIEGSKNFSARALASINSELKKRQRLFDRYEVNHINDYTDLYKEGKAEEPLPHLFLISDEFAELKNEEPDFIRELVSTARIGRSLGVHLILATQKPGGVIDNQIWSNARFKISLKVQDANDSKEILKNSDAANITVTGRGYLQVGNNEVYELFQSAWSGAPYLEDTAGSEDEVALVTDLGLVQISSVSEQVANQRKEKISEIEAVADHIVMTQAEMKIKKLASPWLPPLQARLSRNSERSLASNQFHLGMKDEPELQSQTNYIYNWIEDGNIGIFGSSGYGKSTTALTLLFSFADQFSPEELHYYLFDFGNSALLPLRQLPHTGDYFRFDELRKIEKFMLFMKAEMERRKQLFSQKELSNIKLYNALAEEKLPIIYITVDNFDLVKDEMPDQEAQLIQFARDGQSLGIFMILTATRINAIRQPLMNSLKTKVVHYLMDSSEQYSVLGRTPYQNEPVPGRALVKKDQTFLVQVYLPADGADDIAVLDEMKQAVAEHKGKYREAAKPPAIPMLPPHLDASSFKEYWSQSIKKDDIPIGLSEESVTPVCVELNSDPFLLVLGQSRKGKTNVLRVLLESLLTQPIGEIGLFDGIDRGLSSYASIEKVRYVETKDQISDWLDHITGIFEEREKLYLDGLGMKPMKQQESKAIIFVIDSISRFQQTIDGRIQDRISGMMKQYGHLGFRLIVAGNAGDFTKGYDSLTTELKQVRQAVLLLKKSDQSLYTLSYSRKEEEIQPGYGYFVHNGRECKIQIPLSEERRRVHESV, from the coding sequence ATGAAGAAAAGCTACCCGCAATTTCGCCGGACTCCAAGGATGATCTATGAATTGCCGGACGAGAAAGTGACGATATCCTTTCCGAGCCAGGAATCGGAGGATAATAATAGAGGGTTATGGTTAATCCTGATGCCGCCATTAATGATGTTGATGGTCATGGGTGTCATCACGATCGTTCAGCCGCGGGGGATATTCATCATCATATCGATAGTGATGTTCACCACGACCTTAGTAACTTCGACGGCACAATACTTCAAAGACAAAAAGAAACAAAAATTCAGGGATGAAAAACGCCAACGTGTGTACACACGATATCTAGAGCAAAAGCGGGGGGAACTGCAAGAGCTTTCTGAAAAGCAAAGGAATGTGCTGTTCTATCATTACCCATCCTTCGAAAGGATGAAGCAGCTAACCGAAAGCATCAGCGACCGTATATGGGAGAGAACATTGGAAGGTGAAGACTCGCTCCACCTGAAGATAGGGACGGCTACGATACCGTCAAGCTATGAGGTTGCGGTTAACAGTAACGATATGTCCAATCGTGACATGGATGATTTACTCGAGAGGTCACAGGAATTGGTCAATGTTTATAAAAACCTGGAGAAGCTTCCGTTAGCCATCGACTTATCACGTGGATCGATGGGGCTTGTCGGAAAGGATTCAATCGTGAAAAGGGAGCTGCAACAATTGATTGGGCAGCTTGCCTTTTTTCATAGTTATCATGATGTCCGATTTGTAGCCATTTTTCCGGAAACGGACTATCAGGAATGGGAATGGATGAAATGGCTTCCCCATTTTCAACTGCCACATGCCTATGCAAAAGGATTCATATACAATGAACAGTCACGCGACCAGCTATTGACATCGATTTATCAGCTTTTGAGGGAAAGGGATTTGGATGAGAACAAAGGGAAGGTGCGATTCACTCCTCATTTTGTCTTCATCGTCACGGATCGCCAATTAATTGCTGAGCATGTCATATTGGAATATTTGGAAGGCAGAGAAGATGATTTGGGCATCTCGACGATTTTTGCTGCCGATGCAAAAGAAAGCTTGACGGAGAATGTCCATACACTCGTGAAGTATATAAACGATCGCCAAGGTGAGATTATCATCCAGCAATCGAAGGCTGTCCATACTCCTTTTACACTTGATGTCCATGCTAGAGAAGGAAATGAGCGTTATGCACGTAAGCTGCGCTCCCTGGATCATCAAAAAGGCATGAACAACTCAATCCCAGAAACGGTATCCTTTTTGGAGTTATTGAAGGTAAGAGAAGTGAAGGAACTGCCTGTTGGCGATAATTGGCTAACCAATCAATCCTCCAAGTCGCTGGCGGTGCCGATTGGATTGAAAGGGAGAAGTGATAGAGTTGAATTGAACTTACACGAAAAGGCACATGGACCTCATGGATTGGTCGCTGGGACGACGGGGTCGGGGAAAAGTGAACTGCTGCAAACCTACATCCTATCATTAGCCGTTCATTATCATCCACATGAAGTGGCCTTTTTGCTCATCGATTATAAAGGCGGGGGAATGGCACAGCCCTTCAGGCAGATACCGCATCTGCTCGGAGTGATCACGAATATCGAGGGAAGCAAGAACTTCAGTGCCAGGGCACTTGCTTCCATCAATAGCGAATTGAAAAAACGCCAGCGCCTGTTCGATCGATATGAAGTCAATCATATCAACGATTACACGGATTTATACAAAGAAGGAAAAGCGGAAGAACCGTTGCCGCATTTATTTTTAATATCAGATGAGTTTGCCGAGCTCAAGAATGAGGAGCCCGATTTCATCCGTGAATTAGTCAGTACTGCCAGAATTGGCCGGAGTTTAGGTGTTCATTTGATTCTTGCCACGCAAAAGCCAGGCGGGGTCATAGATAACCAGATATGGAGTAATGCCCGATTCAAGATTTCATTAAAGGTGCAGGATGCCAATGATAGTAAGGAAATCCTTAAAAATAGCGATGCAGCAAACATCACTGTCACAGGCCGGGGATATTTGCAGGTGGGCAATAACGAGGTTTACGAACTGTTTCAGTCAGCATGGAGCGGTGCCCCTTATTTAGAGGATACGGCAGGATCGGAGGATGAGGTGGCTCTGGTAACAGACCTTGGCCTTGTTCAAATCTCGAGTGTTTCGGAACAGGTCGCTAATCAAAGGAAGGAAAAAATCAGTGAAATCGAAGCCGTTGCCGATCATATCGTGATGACACAGGCGGAAATGAAAATCAAAAAGCTTGCGAGTCCTTGGCTTCCGCCCCTTCAAGCTCGCCTTTCAAGAAACAGTGAAAGAAGCCTTGCTAGCAATCAATTTCATCTCGGAATGAAGGATGAGCCTGAGTTACAGAGCCAGACAAACTATATATATAATTGGATTGAGGATGGGAACATCGGGATATTCGGTTCTTCCGGATATGGTAAATCAACTACGGCATTGACCCTGCTCTTTAGCTTTGCAGATCAATTCTCACCTGAGGAACTGCATTATTACTTGTTCGACTTTGGCAATAGCGCGTTACTGCCGTTGCGCCAGCTGCCTCATACAGGGGATTACTTCCGATTCGATGAGCTAAGGAAAATTGAAAAATTCATGTTATTCATGAAAGCGGAAATGGAAAGGCGCAAGCAGCTTTTTTCGCAAAAGGAGCTTAGTAACATCAAGCTTTATAACGCGTTAGCGGAAGAGAAATTGCCGATTATTTATATCACGGTCGACAATTTTGATTTAGTGAAGGATGAGATGCCTGATCAGGAGGCGCAACTGATCCAGTTTGCACGTGATGGACAATCACTGGGGATTTTCATGATTTTGACGGCGACTAGAATCAATGCCATTCGCCAGCCATTGATGAATAGCCTTAAGACGAAGGTGGTTCATTATTTAATGGACAGCTCGGAGCAATATTCAGTCCTGGGCAGAACCCCTTATCAAAATGAGCCGGTCCCGGGAAGAGCTTTAGTGAAAAAAGATCAAACCTTTCTCGTTCAGGTGTATTTACCAGCCGATGGAGCGGATGATATAGCCGTGTTGGATGAAATGAAACAAGCTGTCGCCGAGCATAAAGGCAAGTACCGGGAAGCAGCTAAGCCTCCGGCCATACCGATGTTGCCGCCGCACCTTGATGCCAGCTCTTTCAAGGAATACTGGTCACAATCCATCAAGAAGGATGACATACCAATCGGTCTTTCGGAGGAAAGCGTAACACCTGTTTGTGTGGAGCTGAATTCCGATCCTTTCTTGCTTGTCCTCGGTCAGTCAAGGAAAGGAAAAACGAATGTCCTGAGAGTGCTATTGGAATCTTTGCTCACACAACCGATTGGCGAGATAGGCTTATTTGACGGAATTGACCGTGGATTGTCCTCATATGCATCGATTGAAAAGGTACGTTATGTGGAAACGAAGGATCAGATATCGGATTGGCTGGATCATATTACGGGAATTTTTGAAGAGCGTGAGAAGCTTTATCTAGATGGATTGGGAATGAAACCGATGAAGCAACAGGAATCCAAAGCAATCATTTTTGTCATTGATAGCATTTCCCGGTTTCAGCAGACGATCGACGGCAGGATACAGGATCGAATCAGTGGGATGATGAAGCAATACGGTCATCTTGGTTTCAGGCTGATCGTCGCTGGAAATGCCGGTGACTTCACCAAAGGGTATGATTCATTGACAACGGAATTGAAGCAAGTCAGGCAGGCTGTCCTGCTCCTGAAAAAATCGGACCAAAGCTTGTATACACTCTCTTATTCAAGAAAAGAAGAAGAAATTCAGCCTGGCTACGGATACTTTGTCCATAATGGCCGGGAATGCAAAATCCAAATTCCATTAAGTGAAGAAAGAAGGAGAGTGCACGAGAGTGTCTGA
- the essA gene encoding type VII secretion protein EssA gives MKRNKYVFAILFILFLSLNPHVHAEDPMVEPNEYQEKDIDIQTEYFHEEGLLEQKKTLPEEQKALTFERGKYDVIDSVTDSLFLSPVTENNNTIASKAEQLGLFEEVGKRMTSEEEAELPLHFDLTILLGIILVLAVVCLFFIIIPKMGKLNGDAKRK, from the coding sequence ATGAAGCGGAATAAATACGTTTTTGCCATTTTGTTCATCTTGTTTTTAAGCCTTAACCCTCATGTTCACGCCGAGGATCCGATGGTGGAGCCTAATGAATATCAAGAAAAGGATATTGATATTCAAACGGAGTACTTCCATGAGGAAGGCTTGCTGGAGCAAAAGAAGACACTGCCGGAAGAGCAAAAGGCACTAACCTTTGAAAGGGGGAAATATGATGTCATCGATTCGGTGACGGACTCACTGTTTCTTTCCCCGGTTACGGAGAATAATAATACCATCGCTTCAAAGGCGGAACAGCTTGGATTATTCGAAGAGGTAGGCAAGAGAATGACAAGCGAAGAAGAAGCGGAGCTTCCGCTTCATTTTGACCTGACGATTTTGCTCGGTATCATTTTAGTGCTTGCGGTCGTATGTCTGTTTTTTATTATCATCCCGAAAATGGGCAAGCTCAATGGAGACGCTAAGCGAAAATGA
- a CDS encoding ABC transporter substrate-binding protein encodes MKFTKRFSWISVLMLALFLTGCGVTDQSAKDDKNSDKAKETQTYTVTDDTGKKITFDKAPEKVVSLQPSNTEILFALGQGKKVVGVTDFDNYPEEAKKIEHVSDSVNINAEKIIALKPDAIIAYTVGDEETLKPLEDAGIPIFIIKSAANFEDVYGDIEQIAKVMGVSKKGDALVKDIKSQIASVEEKVGTLDEQEQTYFEISPAPEIYTTGDETFQQEILKTAGIKNVFDDQKGWVKISGEEVVKRNPETILTTATYVKDAVGEIKSRKGWEDIDAVKNDDVHLLDESVMSRPGPRIGEAVELAAKTVYPDLFK; translated from the coding sequence ATGAAATTCACTAAAAGATTCAGCTGGATTTCCGTGCTTATGCTTGCCCTTTTCCTTACAGGATGTGGCGTAACGGATCAATCTGCAAAAGATGATAAAAATTCGGACAAAGCGAAAGAGACTCAGACCTATACAGTTACGGATGATACTGGAAAGAAAATAACATTCGATAAAGCACCAGAGAAAGTCGTTTCACTACAGCCAAGCAATACGGAAATTCTATTCGCCCTAGGACAAGGGAAGAAAGTGGTTGGCGTGACGGACTTCGATAATTATCCCGAGGAAGCCAAAAAAATAGAACATGTTTCCGATTCAGTCAATATCAATGCAGAAAAGATCATTGCCCTGAAGCCTGATGCCATCATCGCTTATACCGTTGGCGATGAAGAGACGCTGAAACCACTCGAAGATGCTGGCATTCCTATATTCATCATTAAATCGGCTGCCAACTTCGAGGACGTATACGGCGATATCGAACAAATTGCCAAAGTGATGGGAGTTAGTAAAAAAGGCGATGCATTGGTGAAGGATATCAAATCCCAAATTGCAAGTGTCGAAGAAAAAGTGGGAACGCTGGATGAACAAGAGCAAACATACTTTGAAATCAGTCCTGCCCCAGAAATCTATACAACAGGTGATGAAACCTTCCAACAAGAAATCCTGAAAACCGCTGGCATTAAAAATGTCTTTGACGACCAAAAGGGCTGGGTAAAAATATCTGGTGAAGAAGTCGTCAAGCGCAACCCTGAAACGATCCTTACGACTGCCACCTATGTTAAAGATGCCGTCGGTGAAATTAAGTCACGTAAAGGTTGGGAAGATATCGATGCCGTGAAAAACGATGATGTCCATCTGCTTGATGAAAGTGTCATGTCCCGTCCCGGACCAAGGATCGGTGAAGCAGTAGAGCTTGCTGCTAAAACCGTTTACCCGGATTTATTTAAATAA
- a CDS encoding AAA family ATPase: MIFKQANQKLEKVLGNIEKVIIGKRDIAELSIVALLSGGHVLLEDVPGVGKTIMVRALAKSIGASFKRIQFTPDLLPSDVTGVSIFNPKEQAFIFRPGPIMGHIILADEINRTSPKTQSALLEAMEEASVTIDGVTRGLEKPFFVMATQNPIEYEGTYPLPEAQLDRFLLKMKMGYPSAAEEIEVLQRAQYMAPLEELESVITLDELRALQAEARTVIVDDTIKGYIVELSNRTRSHLSVYLGVSPRGSIALMKAAQAYALVQGRDYVLPDDVQYLAPYVFSHRLILKPEANYDGFDAEMVIHEILAKTHIPVKRALT, encoded by the coding sequence ATGATCTTTAAGCAGGCAAATCAAAAACTTGAGAAGGTTCTAGGGAATATTGAAAAAGTGATTATCGGTAAGCGGGATATTGCAGAACTGAGCATTGTGGCACTGCTTTCAGGTGGTCATGTTTTATTGGAGGATGTTCCGGGAGTAGGCAAGACGATCATGGTCCGGGCACTTGCAAAATCGATAGGGGCAAGCTTTAAACGTATACAATTCACACCTGACTTACTGCCGTCTGATGTAACGGGTGTTTCGATCTTCAACCCAAAGGAACAAGCTTTCATTTTTCGGCCAGGACCGATAATGGGCCATATCATTTTAGCGGATGAAATTAACCGGACCTCGCCAAAAACGCAGTCTGCCTTGCTTGAAGCGATGGAAGAGGCAAGCGTGACGATCGATGGCGTCACAAGAGGATTGGAGAAGCCCTTTTTTGTCATGGCGACGCAGAATCCCATTGAGTATGAGGGAACATATCCGCTTCCGGAGGCACAATTGGATCGATTCCTGCTAAAAATGAAAATGGGCTATCCGAGTGCTGCGGAAGAAATTGAGGTCCTGCAAAGGGCTCAATACATGGCTCCGCTTGAAGAGTTGGAATCGGTCATCACTTTGGACGAATTGAGAGCTTTGCAGGCAGAGGCTAGAACGGTGATAGTGGATGACACGATAAAAGGCTATATTGTTGAACTCTCCAATCGAACGAGAAGCCATCTATCGGTCTATCTAGGCGTAAGCCCGCGTGGATCGATTGCCTTGATGAAGGCAGCCCAAGCGTATGCACTGGTCCAAGGGAGGGACTATGTTCTGCCTGACGATGTTCAATATTTAGCTCCGTACGTGTTTTCACACCGCCTGATTTTAAAACCTGAAGCGAATTATGATGGCTTCGATGCGGAAATGGTAATCCATGAAATTCTCGCGAAAACTCATATACCTGTGAAGCGGGCTCTGACATAA